Proteins encoded within one genomic window of Phototrophicus methaneseepsis:
- a CDS encoding TIR domain-containing protein produces the protein MAKFFVSYSRSVKDEVRNVIDLLTASGHEIWWDEDIPSMADWWATILDKIEWCEVFIFVASEKSVQSAYCLAELKYASDRQRPILPFILDDPATLTLPSALPSRGQWLLYNGNPAQMLTQINTAYNSINWALHRDIKVRRPSEPLTGGKSLAKQFQAARQLANDKKFEEAISGFANIKHLDYGEWGTECDEWLGRLNSYVSVMDLVDDESTLTRARTSWAMHSRQYGKEFDPHGIEQKLRRVPSTKPRLPYVTIVTGALVIGTLIIGLLIASSGSNIGDITPTNNEFALAVANTETSTEATAPTQDIYAIHSATDTAQFNTTLTLLAPTITSITTLTPTDTPILSGNTITPSPTDTNTPDNRTQATNPMAEDTYFDDLPSGCLYHVIENGDDVSKLGLEYEVNYLDIMTVNNFTEEDVLHLEIGDIIIIPLEGCPIERFNLTAVATEDDTSVDNILSTLPATAIGSRIEITVNDAGDITHEAVYILNNGPTTDISNWKLSDIHGNTYSFDQGSRIFSEAAITIFTRTGSDTPIAHYQNKARALFSSGDVLILSDDDDEVQSTYRVP, from the coding sequence ATGGCAAAATTCTTCGTTAGTTATTCGCGCAGTGTCAAAGATGAAGTTCGTAATGTGATTGATCTGCTCACCGCCAGTGGCCATGAGATATGGTGGGATGAAGATATTCCTAGCATGGCCGATTGGTGGGCCACGATTCTTGATAAGATTGAGTGGTGCGAAGTTTTCATCTTTGTTGCTTCAGAAAAATCGGTGCAATCAGCCTATTGTTTGGCAGAACTCAAATACGCAAGCGACCGCCAGCGCCCGATTTTGCCGTTTATCTTAGATGACCCTGCGACACTTACACTTCCGTCTGCGCTTCCGTCACGTGGACAATGGTTGTTGTATAACGGCAATCCGGCGCAAATGCTGACTCAGATTAACACAGCCTACAATAGTATCAATTGGGCGCTTCACAGAGACATCAAAGTACGTCGTCCATCAGAACCATTAACTGGTGGCAAAAGTCTTGCAAAACAATTTCAAGCAGCAAGACAGTTAGCAAACGACAAGAAGTTTGAAGAAGCAATATCTGGATTCGCAAATATCAAGCATCTTGATTATGGCGAATGGGGTACAGAGTGTGACGAATGGCTGGGTAGGCTGAATAGCTATGTTTCAGTCATGGATTTGGTGGATGACGAGTCTACGTTAACTCGCGCCCGTACCTCATGGGCGATGCATAGTCGACAATATGGCAAAGAATTTGATCCGCATGGGATTGAACAAAAACTGCGTAGGGTGCCTTCTACTAAGCCACGCTTGCCATATGTTACGATTGTTACGGGTGCTTTAGTTATCGGAACTTTAATTATCGGATTGTTAATTGCTTCATCGGGCAGCAATATAGGTGACATTACACCAACCAACAACGAATTTGCCCTGGCAGTTGCAAACACCGAAACATCCACTGAAGCTACCGCTCCAACACAGGACATTTATGCAATCCACAGTGCTACAGATACGGCGCAGTTTAATACTACACTAACTTTACTTGCGCCAACGATCACATCAATCACGACTCTTACACCAACCGACACACCGATTTTATCGGGCAATACTATTACACCGAGTCCGACAGACACAAACACACCAGATAACCGAACACAAGCAACCAATCCGATGGCTGAAGATACTTATTTTGATGATCTGCCTAGTGGATGTCTATATCATGTTATAGAAAATGGCGATGATGTTTCTAAGCTAGGGTTAGAGTATGAGGTGAACTATCTCGATATTATGACAGTGAATAATTTCACTGAAGAAGACGTTTTGCACTTGGAAATCGGCGACATTATCATCATCCCCCTAGAAGGTTGCCCAATAGAGCGATTTAATCTAACTGCTGTTGCTACCGAAGACGACACATCAGTGGATAATATATTGTCAACACTTCCCGCAACCGCTATTGGTTCGAGAATCGAAATAACAGTGAATGATGCTGGAGACATCACGCATGAGGCAGTATACATCCTCAACAATGGGCCTACTACAGATATTAGTAATTGGAAATTAAGTGATATACATGGAAATACTTATTCATTTGATCAAGGATCGCGCATCTTCAGTGAAGCCGCAATCACAATTTTTACACGAACTGGCTCAGACACACCCATTGCCCATTATCAAAATAAAGCCCGAGCCTTGTTTAGCTCAGGCGATGTGTTAATACTGAGCGATGATGACGATGAGGTACAGTCTACTTACCGTGTACCATAG
- a CDS encoding HD domain-containing protein, giving the protein MNKEEAHNILTFLQDAEQLKNVYRTSWTSQGQQESTASHTWRLCLMVMVLEQYLADIDITKLLKLCVIHDLGEAIGGDIPAIHQTENAQKSAQERKDLIQLIAPLPRAIRQEITDLWDEYEQATSPEARVAKALDKLETLLQHNQGMNPPDFDYIFNIEYGRQFTDMVPLTAELRALIDVETKRNASHVNGYNE; this is encoded by the coding sequence GTGAATAAAGAAGAAGCTCATAATATCTTGACGTTTCTGCAAGATGCAGAACAATTGAAGAACGTTTACCGAACCTCATGGACATCACAAGGACAACAAGAAAGTACTGCTTCTCATACTTGGCGTCTATGTCTGATGGTGATGGTACTCGAGCAATATCTGGCCGACATCGATATAACCAAACTGCTCAAGTTGTGTGTCATCCATGACCTCGGTGAAGCGATTGGAGGCGATATACCTGCGATCCATCAAACGGAAAATGCGCAAAAATCTGCCCAGGAACGTAAAGACCTTATTCAATTGATTGCCCCACTTCCAAGAGCAATCAGACAGGAAATCACGGATTTGTGGGATGAATACGAACAAGCAACATCGCCAGAAGCTCGAGTTGCGAAGGCTTTAGACAAGCTCGAAACTCTGTTGCAGCACAATCAGGGGATGAATCCTCCAGATTTCGATTACATCTTCAATATTGAGTATGGCAGACAGTTCACTGATATGGTTCCACTTACTGCCGAGCTACGAGCATTAATCGATGTAGAGACGAAAAGAAACGCATCACATGTAAACGGCTACAATGAATAA
- a CDS encoding SDR family NAD(P)-dependent oxidoreductase, with product MANVPEKIENATIVITGASSGFGRGAAIELGKRGANVVVAARRTNLLEEVVAEIKENGGEATAVTTDVSVQDDIQNLARTAIEQYGRMDVWVNNVGVGAIGYFWDIPLDVHARVTDVNLKGLIYGAHAALNQFIKQGGGTLVNVGSIDSEVPLALQNTYAATKAAVLSLSRSLNEELRLSGHGENISVATIMPWAVDTPWWTHAANYTGHAPRMAAMDDPALVVEEIIKACTDPREEMPVGPKARASDISHHLFPDFVERMTATLSKQESQKGMKAEHTTGTLFEPMQAGNTIEGGIRERMEKEDRQD from the coding sequence ATGGCAAATGTGCCTGAAAAAATAGAGAATGCAACTATTGTGATCACGGGCGCTTCTAGTGGATTTGGACGTGGAGCAGCGATAGAACTTGGAAAACGAGGCGCCAATGTGGTTGTGGCAGCACGCCGCACAAACCTACTCGAAGAAGTCGTTGCAGAAATTAAAGAAAACGGCGGAGAAGCAACTGCCGTCACAACAGATGTGAGTGTTCAAGATGACATCCAGAACCTCGCTCGCACAGCTATTGAGCAGTACGGGCGTATGGATGTGTGGGTCAATAATGTGGGTGTTGGGGCGATTGGCTATTTTTGGGATATTCCGTTGGATGTTCATGCCCGCGTTACCGATGTGAACTTAAAAGGCTTGATCTATGGGGCGCATGCCGCACTCAATCAATTTATCAAGCAAGGTGGTGGAACGTTAGTTAATGTCGGTTCTATTGATAGTGAAGTACCGCTTGCGCTCCAAAACACGTATGCAGCGACAAAAGCTGCTGTTTTAAGCTTGAGTCGCTCTCTAAATGAGGAGCTTCGTTTAAGCGGTCACGGGGAAAATATTAGTGTTGCCACGATTATGCCATGGGCAGTGGATACGCCCTGGTGGACCCATGCCGCGAACTACACCGGACATGCGCCTCGGATGGCAGCCATGGATGACCCGGCATTGGTGGTAGAAGAAATTATCAAGGCCTGTACAGATCCCAGAGAAGAAATGCCGGTAGGGCCAAAAGCGCGTGCATCCGATATTTCTCACCATCTGTTTCCTGATTTTGTAGAACGCATGACGGCGACTCTCTCTAAACAAGAAAGTCAGAAAGGTATGAAAGCCGAGCATACAACGGGAACGCTTTTTGAGCCCATGCAGGCGGGCAATACCATTGAAGGCGGCATACGGGAGAGAATGGAAAAAGAAGATCGCCAAGACTAA
- a CDS encoding GyrI-like domain-containing protein, with product MTEYVGEPKIYQRDLVHYMGIRIQTPFGGMFAEVDKLRKELAQWFKANEIESHGHSLLRYYVIDMEGIMDIEYGTMVDVPLAGDNRVQPASLPTGHYASLIYSRYALRGNKALLGFIQDNNLLVDRWDDEKGDAFRCRFEMYLTDPKVEHRKSKWDIEVAIKLVDEHQ from the coding sequence ATGACCGAATATGTTGGTGAGCCTAAAATCTACCAGCGAGACTTGGTACATTACATGGGCATCCGCATTCAGACCCCTTTCGGGGGCATGTTTGCTGAGGTCGACAAACTTCGCAAAGAGCTTGCGCAATGGTTTAAGGCGAACGAGATTGAATCACACGGACATTCCTTGTTACGCTATTATGTCATTGATATGGAAGGCATAATGGACATTGAATACGGAACGATGGTGGATGTCCCTCTCGCAGGAGACAATCGGGTTCAACCTGCTAGCCTTCCAACCGGACACTATGCCAGCCTCATTTACAGTCGCTATGCCCTCAGAGGTAACAAAGCGCTCCTCGGTTTCATTCAAGATAACAATCTTCTGGTCGATAGATGGGACGATGAAAAAGGCGATGCATTTCGCTGTCGTTTTGAGATGTACCTCACTGACCCTAAAGTTGAACACCGTAAATCAAAATGGGATATTGAAGTCGCCATCAAGCTAGTGGATGAACATCAATAG